A region of Chitinophaga horti DNA encodes the following proteins:
- a CDS encoding alginate export family protein codes for MKQLFTYMIVALACLVQQSLYAQQFKLMRFNEDYNYLSTDTARSRYQQVKYLPLGDAASLYASFGGEARYEYVLTKNEDWTKNGQGTDQYTLHRYLLHADLHLGKSVRVFAQLASAFQLGGQFEPGPLNEDKLAIQNLFADVSLTDKLTLRLGRQELDYGTGRLISVREGTNARKYFTGGKIIYKSEWFGVDGFVMMNDDIHPGVFDNKPSREANLWGAYAWLAVPASGNFDFYYLGTHRDEAIFEEGTGREDRHTIATRYWKYGGGFVYNIEAAYQFGRFGTGDISAWTLAIDIGHTFGQLPWKPSLNLRNDYISGDKKAGDNKLQTFNPLFPKGGYFGFNPRVGPANLIDIHPYLGLTPSDKLSVQADVVFNWRYSLNDGIYRPSGNFNTAGSDASGRYIGAAYLLSGDYVFSPFIKFSCGAQYFQTGAFIHSIVTTPANSFFFNTQLTFKF; via the coding sequence ATGAAGCAACTATTCACTTACATGATTGTTGCGCTGGCCTGCCTGGTGCAACAATCATTATACGCCCAACAATTTAAGCTGATGCGATTCAACGAAGATTATAATTACCTGTCCACCGATACGGCCCGCAGCCGGTATCAGCAGGTGAAATATCTTCCCCTGGGGGATGCGGCTTCGTTGTATGCATCGTTTGGCGGTGAGGCGCGGTACGAATATGTGCTTACGAAAAATGAAGACTGGACAAAAAACGGACAAGGGACCGACCAATACACGCTGCATCGTTACCTGCTGCATGCCGACCTGCACCTGGGCAAATCGGTGCGGGTATTCGCGCAGCTGGCCAGCGCTTTTCAGTTGGGCGGCCAGTTCGAGCCAGGACCGTTGAATGAAGACAAACTCGCCATCCAAAACCTTTTTGCAGATGTAAGCCTGACGGATAAACTCACCTTACGCCTCGGCCGGCAGGAGCTGGATTACGGCACAGGCAGACTGATCTCCGTTCGCGAAGGCACCAACGCCCGCAAATACTTCACCGGTGGCAAAATCATTTATAAAAGCGAATGGTTTGGGGTGGATGGGTTTGTGATGATGAACGACGACATTCATCCCGGCGTGTTCGATAATAAGCCGTCCCGCGAAGCAAACCTCTGGGGCGCTTATGCCTGGCTGGCGGTGCCTGCAAGCGGCAACTTCGACTTTTACTACCTGGGCACGCACCGCGACGAAGCGATCTTCGAAGAAGGCACGGGTCGGGAAGACCGCCATACTATCGCCACACGTTACTGGAAATATGGTGGTGGGTTCGTTTACAATATAGAAGCAGCCTACCAGTTCGGCCGGTTCGGCACAGGCGACATCAGCGCCTGGACGCTCGCCATCGACATCGGGCATACGTTCGGGCAACTACCCTGGAAGCCCTCGCTGAACCTACGTAACGATTACATATCCGGCGATAAAAAAGCCGGTGATAATAAACTGCAAACGTTCAATCCGTTGTTTCCGAAAGGAGGTTACTTCGGCTTCAATCCGCGTGTTGGCCCCGCAAACCTGATCGATATACACCCTTACCTGGGACTAACGCCGTCGGATAAACTTTCGGTACAGGCAGATGTGGTATTCAACTGGCGGTATTCACTGAACGATGGAATTTACCGGCCCAGCGGGAACTTTAACACGGCTGGCTCGGATGCTTCGGGGCGCTACATCGGTGCGGCTTATTTGCTTAGCGGTGATTATGTTTTTTCGCCTTTCATAAAATTCAGTTGCGGCGCACAATACTTTCAGACGGGCGCCTTCATCCACTCCATTGTTACAACACCTGCAAACTCTTTTTTCTTTAACACGCAACTCACTTTCAAATTCTGA
- a CDS encoding hydrolase, translated as MTISSRLLDPSNHTLVMIDFESQMAFAVANIDIAILRANTAVISGASKIFNVPTIVTTVAEKSFAGPVFPEIEEVYPQATSGYIDRTTMNTWEDKAAYEAITGTGKKKLVLAGLWTSVCIVGPALCALAEGYEVYIITDACGDVSDEAHNRSVDRMVQAGAQPITSIQYLLELQRDWARQETYGAVTSLVKRFGGAYGIGIQYAHNMLAH; from the coding sequence ATGACAATTTCATCTAGACTGCTGGATCCTTCTAACCACACGCTTGTAATGATCGACTTCGAAAGCCAGATGGCCTTTGCGGTAGCCAATATCGATATCGCGATACTGCGCGCTAATACGGCGGTCATCTCCGGCGCTTCCAAAATCTTTAACGTACCTACGATCGTTACCACCGTAGCAGAAAAATCCTTCGCAGGCCCGGTGTTCCCGGAAATCGAAGAGGTATATCCGCAGGCAACTTCCGGTTATATCGATCGCACTACCATGAATACCTGGGAAGACAAAGCGGCGTATGAAGCCATTACCGGCACTGGTAAAAAGAAGCTGGTGTTGGCAGGCCTGTGGACGAGTGTATGCATTGTTGGTCCGGCATTATGCGCACTGGCAGAAGGTTACGAGGTATATATCATTACTGATGCCTGTGGCGATGTGAGCGACGAAGCGCATAACCGTTCGGTTGACCGTATGGTGCAAGCTGGCGCACAGCCAATCACTTCTATCCAATACTTGCTGGAACTGCAGCGCGACTGGGCACGCCAGGAAACGTATGGTGCAGTTACTTCGCTGGTAAAACGTTTCGGTGGTGCTTACGGCATCGGCATTCAGTATGCCCACAACATGCTGGCGCACTAA
- a CDS encoding RNA polymerase sigma factor yields the protein MKYQEIISQFQQDLHGGLALLYQEYGGQLYSYACHRWQLSEDDSYEALYKTLETVGRVITRYEFMSQAHFLNWLFKIHKNNILGIFRARKNKELPMVGLQDWMTESIEDEDDFSVEAFSDVIEKIAAIPANDGGTQRSQLMFAMQKALLLLSDIERELLMLRMNNYSYDEIAKMIGTENNQLKVKFNRAKAKVKKKTLEILKDTLL from the coding sequence GTGAAGTACCAAGAAATCATATCACAATTTCAGCAAGATCTACATGGAGGGTTGGCATTGCTTTATCAAGAGTATGGCGGGCAACTTTATAGTTATGCCTGCCACCGCTGGCAACTCAGCGAGGATGATAGCTATGAGGCGCTCTATAAGACCTTGGAGACAGTAGGGCGTGTCATCACACGTTACGAATTCATGTCGCAAGCCCATTTCCTAAACTGGTTATTCAAAATACATAAGAATAATATTTTAGGAATATTTCGCGCCAGAAAGAACAAGGAGTTGCCAATGGTTGGTTTGCAGGACTGGATGACTGAATCAATTGAGGATGAGGATGATTTTTCTGTAGAAGCATTTTCAGATGTAATCGAAAAGATTGCTGCCATCCCTGCGAATGATGGTGGTACGCAGCGCAGCCAGTTAATGTTTGCAATGCAAAAAGCATTGCTACTGCTCTCCGATATCGAGCGAGAATTGCTCATGCTTAGAATGAATAACTATAGTTACGATGAAATAGCGAAGATGATAGGGACCGAGAACAATCAATTGAAAGTAAAATTCAACCGCGCCAAAGCCAAAGTAAAAAAGAAAACATTAGAAATTCTTAAAGATACTCTATTATGA
- a CDS encoding PD-(D/E)XK nuclease family protein yields the protein MEWSISKLSCLRQCHRKFFFAHELADYHFTHPIRRKAFELAQSKNLKMWQGSLIDYAFSDKLIAIYQRKQRPDFNALADEMLDIARRQFAFSEQQLYRDKGMTKSKAGEAFQVLDIHESGAPYTESDVETIYSTLRQIIIQIPEYPSPEMGKSLHEYLSSSNYLQPNINYWHYQFGEVRLKPQIDLVRYSGKSIHVIDWKVSDSYSSDYSNQLYLAGIVAYHNIKKDAEKKGWGLPARGDVSLFEINLMNGNIKEHAFTRESTAGALDHVYRFRNEQEQLSSDKKWNELNIEDYETTDKRETCVFCKFKSLCIHLILNNNRYDEPEYYKLVQNHQLAKTQVSV from the coding sequence ATGGAATGGAGTATATCAAAGCTATCATGTCTGAGGCAGTGCCATCGCAAATTTTTCTTTGCGCATGAACTGGCAGATTACCATTTTACGCATCCTATTCGCCGGAAAGCCTTTGAACTGGCTCAGTCTAAGAATTTAAAAATGTGGCAGGGATCACTAATTGACTATGCCTTTAGTGACAAATTGATCGCCATATATCAAAGAAAACAACGACCGGATTTTAACGCATTGGCAGATGAAATGTTAGATATCGCCAGGCGTCAATTTGCTTTTTCTGAACAGCAACTTTATCGTGATAAAGGCATGACCAAGAGCAAGGCCGGTGAAGCTTTTCAGGTATTAGACATTCATGAAAGTGGTGCGCCTTACACGGAATCGGACGTTGAAACCATTTACAGTACGCTACGCCAAATTATTATCCAAATCCCCGAGTACCCAAGTCCAGAGATGGGCAAATCTCTGCATGAGTATTTATCATCTTCTAACTATCTGCAGCCTAATATTAACTATTGGCATTACCAATTCGGTGAAGTACGGCTTAAACCGCAAATTGACCTTGTTCGTTACAGTGGTAAATCTATTCATGTGATCGACTGGAAAGTATCCGATAGTTATAGCAGCGACTATTCCAATCAGCTATACCTGGCAGGAATCGTTGCCTATCACAACATCAAAAAAGATGCAGAGAAAAAAGGATGGGGGCTCCCTGCTAGAGGAGATGTTTCTTTATTTGAGATTAACCTTATGAACGGAAACATAAAAGAACACGCCTTCACTAGGGAGAGCACGGCCGGTGCATTAGACCATGTGTATAGATTTCGCAATGAACAGGAACAACTTTCCTCTGACAAAAAATGGAATGAACTGAACATAGAAGACTACGAGACCACAGACAAGCGTGAGACCTGTGTTTTCTGTAAGTTTAAGTCACTTTGCATTCATTTAATACTTAATAATAACAGGTATGATGAGCCCGAATATTATAAACTGGTTCAAAATCACCAACTGGCAAAAACTCAGGTTTCAGTATAG
- a CDS encoding site-specific integrase, translating into MKSPAYAAVHNWRNVVNKSGRYPIHLRITLGTTSRYYQVAIPQKVAPKEWSGKALHWVKGQHPFADEINERVQQLLTFLRELTRRYYQHHQPLETLQRYQAALGALNKFDPAIAFYDLTAELFGRLKTYLRNSLHLKPSTIRGYFNAYVKVVRWARQDNHLSETTERSLFENVRVKIGKKKKDHLELQEVIAWKNAEGLRVYQQKVRDFFLLQIYTGLYYNDLRVLLKADLRYDPEFGYYLYRDRYKNDQLSIVPLWIFPDAKLLIDQYSDMEPGSIYLLDQSWFMEDQVYKRQLKVVAKKIGWIRNVYNKLGRLTNTQLLIRYGVPVPVMSRLLGHEKTANTEVYFDINIREVLKGCEVLI; encoded by the coding sequence ATGAAAAGCCCGGCCTATGCCGCCGTGCACAACTGGCGGAACGTAGTCAACAAGAGCGGACGTTATCCCATCCACCTCCGCATCACCCTTGGTACGACCAGCCGGTATTACCAGGTCGCCATTCCCCAAAAAGTCGCGCCCAAAGAATGGTCAGGCAAAGCCTTACATTGGGTAAAAGGCCAGCACCCTTTTGCTGATGAGATCAACGAACGCGTCCAGCAACTGTTGACCTTCCTGCGGGAACTTACCCGGCGCTACTACCAGCATCACCAACCCCTGGAAACCCTGCAACGTTACCAGGCGGCCCTGGGCGCACTGAACAAGTTTGACCCGGCCATTGCTTTCTATGACCTGACGGCGGAGTTGTTTGGGCGCCTAAAGACCTACCTGCGCAACAGCCTGCACCTGAAGCCTTCTACGATCCGCGGGTACTTCAATGCGTATGTAAAAGTGGTTCGCTGGGCCAGACAGGATAACCACCTCAGCGAAACCACTGAAAGAAGCCTTTTTGAAAATGTCCGTGTGAAGATTGGGAAGAAAAAGAAAGACCACCTGGAGCTGCAGGAAGTGATTGCCTGGAAAAACGCTGAAGGGCTGAGGGTTTACCAGCAAAAGGTCAGGGACTTTTTCCTGTTACAGATTTACACCGGCTTATACTATAATGACCTGCGGGTTCTTTTAAAGGCTGACCTTCGGTATGACCCTGAGTTTGGATATTACCTGTACAGAGATCGGTATAAAAATGACCAGTTATCGATCGTTCCACTGTGGATCTTTCCGGATGCCAAGCTATTGATCGATCAATACAGCGACATGGAGCCTGGCAGTATTTACCTACTCGATCAATCCTGGTTCATGGAAGACCAGGTGTATAAACGGCAACTCAAGGTGGTGGCTAAAAAGATAGGCTGGATAAGAAACGTCTACAATAAACTGGGGCGCCTGACAAACACGCAGCTACTCATCCGGTATGGAGTGCCGGTGCCTGTGATGTCCCGGCTATTAGGGCATGAAAAAACTGCCAATACTGAAGTCTACTTTGATATCAATATCAGGGAGGTCTTGAAGGGTTGCGAGGTATTGATCTAA
- a CDS encoding FAM83 family protein: MKVSITYSQIKERIIKELKQAQKEVRIAIAWFTDEDIIRELTHLAEKEISVTTVISNVEENFRNIKPWSDYLRSDGILYIFTDTLLL; this comes from the coding sequence ATGAAAGTGAGTATAACATATAGCCAAATCAAAGAGAGAATTATTAAAGAGCTTAAACAGGCCCAAAAAGAAGTGCGAATTGCCATAGCATGGTTTACCGATGAAGACATAATACGGGAATTAACGCATTTGGCGGAGAAAGAAATATCAGTTACGACTGTAATAAGTAACGTTGAGGAAAATTTTAGAAACATCAAACCATGGTCCGATTATCTAAGGTCAGATGGCATACTGTATATTTTTACCGATACGCTGTTGCTGTAA